A DNA window from Peromyscus leucopus breed LL Stock chromosome 3, UCI_PerLeu_2.1, whole genome shotgun sequence contains the following coding sequences:
- the Rasgef1a gene encoding ras-GEF domain-containing family member 1A isoform X2, with translation MPQTSVVFSSILGPNCNRQVQPGMGERGGGASSGSRDLIFQDGRLTSGSLEALMEHLVPTVDYYPDRTYIFTFLLSSRVFMPPHDLLARVGQICLEQRQQLEAGPEKAKLKSFSTKIVQLLKEWTEAFPYDFQDEKAMAELKAIAHRVTQCDEENGTVKKAIAQMIQSLLLSLAARSQLQELREKLRSPVVDKGPILKAKPPAAQKDILGVCSDPLVLAQQLTHIELERVNSIRPEDLMQIISHMDSLDNHRCRGDMTKTYSLEAYDNWFNCLSMLVATEVCRVVKKKHRTRMLEFFIDVARECFNIGNFNSMMAIISGMNLSPVARLKKTWSKVKTAKFDVLEHHMDPSSNFCNYRTALQGATQRSQTANSSREKIVIPVFNLFVKDIYFLHKIHTNHMPNGHINFKKFWEISRQIHEFMTWTQVECPFEKDKKIQSYLLTAPIYSEEALFIASFESEGPENHMEKDSWKALRTTLLNRA, from the exons ATGCCCCAGACATCTGTGGTCTTCTCCAGCATCCTTGGGCCCAACTGTAACAGACAGGTGCAGCCCGGCatgggggaaagaggaggtggggCCAGCAGCGGCTCCAGGGACCTCATTTTCCAAGATGGACGCCTCACTTCTGGATCCTTGGAGGCCCTGATGGAGCACCTGGTCCCAACGGTGGACTATTATCCTGAT AGGACATACATCTTCACATTTCTCCTGAGTTCTCGAGTCTTCATGCCCCCTCATGACCTCCTGGCTCGAGTTGGGCAGATCTGCCTGGAGCAGAGGCAACAGCTGGAGGCTGGGCCTGAGAAG GCCAAGCTGAAGTCCTTCTCTACCAAGATTGTGCAGCTGTTGAAGGAGTGGACAGAGGCCTTCCCTTATGACTTCCAGGACGAAAAGGCCATGGCTGAGCTGAAGGCCATCGCACACCGTGTGACTCAGTGTGATGAG GAGAACGGCACAGTGAAGAAAGCCATTGCCCAAATGATACAAAGCTTGCTGCTGTCCCTGGCTGCCCGAAGCCAGCTCCAGGAGCTTCGAGAGAAGCTCCGGTCACCAGTTGTGGACAAAGGGCCTATCCTCAAGGCCAAGCCACCTGCCGCCCAGAAAGACATCCTGGGTGTGTGCAGTGACCCCCTGGTGCTGGCCCAGCAGCTGACTCACATCGAACTG GAGAGGGTCAACAGCATCCGCCCTGAGGACCTGATGCAGATCATCAGCCACATGGACTCCTTGGACAATCACAGG TGCCGAGGAGACATGACTAAGACCTACAGTCTAGAGGCCTATGACAACTGGTTCAACTGCTTGAGCATGCTGGTGGCGACAGAAGTGTGCCGG GTGGTAAAGAAGAAACACCGGACCCGCATGCTGGAGTTCTTCATTGATGTGGCCCGAGAATGTTTCAACATCGGCAACTTCAACTCCATGATGGCCATCATAT CTGGCATGAACCTCAGTCCAGTGGCACGGCTGAAGAAAACGTGGTCCAAAGTCAAGACCGCCAAGTTTGACGTCTTGGAG CATCATATGGACCCCTCCAGCAACTTCTGTAACTACCGGACAGCCCTGCAGGGGGCGACACAGAGGTCCCAGACAGCCAACAGCAGTCGCGAGAAGATCGTCATACCTGTGTTCAACCTCTTTGTGAAGGACATCTACTTTCTGCACAAAATCCACACCAACCACATGCCCAATGGGCATATTAACTTCAAA AAATTTTGGGAAATTTCCAGACAGATCCACGAGTTCATGACATGGACACAGGTAGAGTGTCCCTTTGAGAAGGACAAGAAGATTCAGAGTTACCTGCTCACAGCCCCCATCTACAGCGAGGAAG CTCTCTTCATCGCCTCCTTTGAAAGCGAAGGTCCTGAGAACCACATGGAGAAGGACAGCTGGAAGGCGCTCAG GACCACTCTCCTTAACAGAGCCTGA
- the Rasgef1a gene encoding ras-GEF domain-containing family member 1A isoform X1 has protein sequence MFLEPQEAMPQTSVVFSSILGPNCNRQVQPGMGERGGGASSGSRDLIFQDGRLTSGSLEALMEHLVPTVDYYPDRTYIFTFLLSSRVFMPPHDLLARVGQICLEQRQQLEAGPEKAKLKSFSTKIVQLLKEWTEAFPYDFQDEKAMAELKAIAHRVTQCDEENGTVKKAIAQMIQSLLLSLAARSQLQELREKLRSPVVDKGPILKAKPPAAQKDILGVCSDPLVLAQQLTHIELERVNSIRPEDLMQIISHMDSLDNHRCRGDMTKTYSLEAYDNWFNCLSMLVATEVCRVVKKKHRTRMLEFFIDVARECFNIGNFNSMMAIISGMNLSPVARLKKTWSKVKTAKFDVLEHHMDPSSNFCNYRTALQGATQRSQTANSSREKIVIPVFNLFVKDIYFLHKIHTNHMPNGHINFKKFWEISRQIHEFMTWTQVECPFEKDKKIQSYLLTAPIYSEEALFIASFESEGPENHMEKDSWKALRTTLLNRA, from the exons ATGTTTCTGGAGCCCCAG GAAGCTATGCCCCAGACATCTGTGGTCTTCTCCAGCATCCTTGGGCCCAACTGTAACAGACAGGTGCAGCCCGGCatgggggaaagaggaggtggggCCAGCAGCGGCTCCAGGGACCTCATTTTCCAAGATGGACGCCTCACTTCTGGATCCTTGGAGGCCCTGATGGAGCACCTGGTCCCAACGGTGGACTATTATCCTGAT AGGACATACATCTTCACATTTCTCCTGAGTTCTCGAGTCTTCATGCCCCCTCATGACCTCCTGGCTCGAGTTGGGCAGATCTGCCTGGAGCAGAGGCAACAGCTGGAGGCTGGGCCTGAGAAG GCCAAGCTGAAGTCCTTCTCTACCAAGATTGTGCAGCTGTTGAAGGAGTGGACAGAGGCCTTCCCTTATGACTTCCAGGACGAAAAGGCCATGGCTGAGCTGAAGGCCATCGCACACCGTGTGACTCAGTGTGATGAG GAGAACGGCACAGTGAAGAAAGCCATTGCCCAAATGATACAAAGCTTGCTGCTGTCCCTGGCTGCCCGAAGCCAGCTCCAGGAGCTTCGAGAGAAGCTCCGGTCACCAGTTGTGGACAAAGGGCCTATCCTCAAGGCCAAGCCACCTGCCGCCCAGAAAGACATCCTGGGTGTGTGCAGTGACCCCCTGGTGCTGGCCCAGCAGCTGACTCACATCGAACTG GAGAGGGTCAACAGCATCCGCCCTGAGGACCTGATGCAGATCATCAGCCACATGGACTCCTTGGACAATCACAGG TGCCGAGGAGACATGACTAAGACCTACAGTCTAGAGGCCTATGACAACTGGTTCAACTGCTTGAGCATGCTGGTGGCGACAGAAGTGTGCCGG GTGGTAAAGAAGAAACACCGGACCCGCATGCTGGAGTTCTTCATTGATGTGGCCCGAGAATGTTTCAACATCGGCAACTTCAACTCCATGATGGCCATCATAT CTGGCATGAACCTCAGTCCAGTGGCACGGCTGAAGAAAACGTGGTCCAAAGTCAAGACCGCCAAGTTTGACGTCTTGGAG CATCATATGGACCCCTCCAGCAACTTCTGTAACTACCGGACAGCCCTGCAGGGGGCGACACAGAGGTCCCAGACAGCCAACAGCAGTCGCGAGAAGATCGTCATACCTGTGTTCAACCTCTTTGTGAAGGACATCTACTTTCTGCACAAAATCCACACCAACCACATGCCCAATGGGCATATTAACTTCAAA AAATTTTGGGAAATTTCCAGACAGATCCACGAGTTCATGACATGGACACAGGTAGAGTGTCCCTTTGAGAAGGACAAGAAGATTCAGAGTTACCTGCTCACAGCCCCCATCTACAGCGAGGAAG CTCTCTTCATCGCCTCCTTTGAAAGCGAAGGTCCTGAGAACCACATGGAGAAGGACAGCTGGAAGGCGCTCAG GACCACTCTCCTTAACAGAGCCTGA